One part of the Amphiura filiformis chromosome 5, Afil_fr2py, whole genome shotgun sequence genome encodes these proteins:
- the LOC140152916 gene encoding uncharacterized protein — translation MRFECACAVLFTVVATVVAQTGAPPFAGGVGETEEPWTTVETTGNPNAPMKWNPAWKPQNQQVDQEEPEDQADVESEVEEVDSEVDSEVESEVEEYDAPDAPDAQNLPDAADPNQNQVGNQGAGAGLSSDELSPAAFMKIGGRPFHGMTQADIDKAAKAGKQAIGRTVGIILGSLFIIAAAAAVAIVVIRKRSA, via the exons ATGAGGTTTGAGTGTGCTTGTGCGGTGCTCTTTACAGTTGTTG CTACTGTTGTAGCACAAACAGGGGCGCCACCTTTTGCTGGAGGAGTTGGGGAAACAGAAGAACCATGGACTACAGTGGAGACAACAGGAAACCCCAACGCCCCCATGAAATGGAATCCAGCATGGAAACCACAAAATCAACAGGTAGATCAAGAAGAACCTGAAGACCAGGCAGATGTTGAATCTGAAGTTGAAGAAGTAGATTCTGAAGTAGATTCAGAAGTAGAATCTGAGGTAGAAGAATATGATGCACCAGATGCTCCAGATGCACAAAATTTACCAGATGCAGCGGATCCCAATCAGAATCAAGTTGGCAACCAAGGTGCAGGAGCAGGACTAAGCAGTGATGAATTATCACCAGCAGCCTTCATGAAAATTGGTGGTAGACCATTCCATGGAATGACACAAGCTGACATAGATAAGGCAGCCAAAGCGGGAAAGCAAGCAATTGGCAGAACCGTTGGTATTATTCTTGGTTCACTATTCATAatcgcagcagcagcagcagtagcaatTGTTGTCATACGTAAAAGGAGTGCATAA
- the LOC140151844 gene encoding uncharacterized protein (The sequence of the model RefSeq protein was modified relative to this genomic sequence to represent the inferred CDS: added 42 bases not found in genome assembly), producing the protein MRFECACAVLFTVVATVVAQTGAPPFAGGVGETAEPWTTVETTGTGNPNAPMKWNPAWKPQNQQIDQEEPEDQADVESEVEEVDSEIDSEVESEVEEYDAPDAPDAQNLPDAADPNQNQVGNQGAGAGLSGELSPAAFMKIGGRPFHGMTQADIDKAAKAGKQAIGRTVGIILGSLFIIAAAAAVAIIVIRKRSA; encoded by the coding sequence GCTACTGTTGTAGCACAAACAGGGGCGCCACCTTTTGCTGGAGGAGTTGGGGAAACAGCAGAACCATGGACTACAGTGGAGACAACAGGAACAGGAAACCCCAACGCCCCCATGAAGTGGAATCCAGCATGGAAACCACAAAATCAACAGATAGATCAAGAAGAACCTGAAGATCAGGCAGATGTTGAATCTGAAGTTGAAGAAGTAGATTCTGAAATAGATTCAGAAGTAGAATCTGAGGTAGAAGAATATGATGCACCAGATGCTCCAGATGCACAAAATTTACCAGATGCAGCGGATCCAAATCAGAATCAAGTTGGCAACCAAGGCGCAGGAGCAGGACTAAGTGGTGAATTATCACCAGCAGCCTTCATGAAAATTGGTGGCAGACCATTCCATGGAATGACACAAGCTGACATAGATAAGGCAGCCAAAGCGGGAAAGCAAGCAATTGGCAGAACCGTTGGTATTATTCTTGGTTCACTATTCATAatcgcagcagcagcagcagtagcaatCATTGTTATTCGTAAAAGGAGTGCATAA